The following proteins are co-located in the Triticum aestivum cultivar Chinese Spring chromosome 1A, IWGSC CS RefSeq v2.1, whole genome shotgun sequence genome:
- the LOC123045147 gene encoding very-long-chain aldehyde decarbonylase GL1-5, giving the protein MATNPGLFSEWPWKMLGSFKYVVLAPWVAHGIQQVATKGWREADLGYLVILPSMILRGLHNQAWITVSRLQNARGKRQIVDRGIEFEQIDRERNWDDQIILSAILLFLGALHLPGGQNLPLWRTDGAVLLALLHAGPVEFLYYWFHRALHHHFLYTRYHSHHHASIVTEPITSVIHPFAELVAYELLFSIPMIACVLTGTASIMTFELYMLYIDFMNNMGHCNFELVPTWLFTWFPPLKYLMYTPSFHSLHHTQFRTNYSLFMPFYDYIYNTMDKSSDTLHEKSIESKEEAVDVVHLTHLTSLQSIYHMRPGFAEFAAKPYASKWYMRIMWPLSWLSMVLTWAYGSWFTVERNVMEKLKIQSWAIPRYNFHYGLNWEKEAINNLIVKAICEADKKGAKVVSLGLLNQAQSLNGSGELYLQKYPKLGLKLVDGTSLAAAVVVNSIPHGADQVVLSGNISKVACAVAAALCKKNIKVIITNKQDYHFLQPKIPEDAADNLLLSKTGMAKVWIIGEGADATEQLRAPKGTRFIPYSQFPPRMARKDGCTYSTTPAMSVPKTLQNVHSCENWLPRRVMSAWRVAGIVHALEGWDEHECGDTVLDMDKVWSAALLHGFRPVAEA; this is encoded by the exons ATGGCCACAAACCCCGGCCTCTTCAGCGAGTGGCCATGGAAGATGCTCGGCAGCTTCAAG TACGTGGTGCTGGCGCCATGGGTGGCGCACGGCATCCAACAGGTGGCGACCAAGGGGTGGCGCGAGGCCGATCTGGGGTACCTGGTGATCCTCCCGTCGATGATTCTCCGGGGGCTCCACAACCAGGCCTGGATCACGGTGTCCCGCCTCCAGAACGCGCGCGGCAAGCGGCAGATCGTCGACCGCGGCATCGAGTTCGAGCAGATCGACCGCGAGCGCAACTGGGACGACCAGATCATCCTGAGCGCCATCCTCTTGTTCCTGGGCGCGCTGCACCTGCCGGGCGGGCAGAACCTGCCGCTGTGGAGGACGGACGGCGCGGTGCTGCTGGCGCTGCTGCACGCCGGCCCGGTGGAGTTCCTCTACTACTGGTTCCACCGCGCGCTGCACCACCACTTCCTCTACACGCGCTACCACTCGCACCACCACGCCTCCATCGTCACCGAGCCCATCACAT CCGTGATTCATCCATTTGCCGAGCTCGTGGCCTACGAACTGCTCTTCTCGATCCCGATGATCGCCTGCGTTCTGACAGGAACTGCTTCCATCATGACGTTTGAGCTCTACATGCTCTACATCGACTTCATGAACAACATGGGCCACTGCAACTTCGAGCTGGTGCCCACCTGGCTCTTCACATGGTTCCCTCCGCTCAAATATCTCATGTACACACCATC GTTTCACTCTCTCCACCACACTCAGTTCCGGACGAACTACTCTCTTTTCATGCCGTTCTACGACTACATATACAACACGATGGACAAGTCGTCAGACACGCTGCATGAGAAATCGATCGAGAGCAAGGAGGAGGCCGTAGATGTGGTTCACCTCACCCACCTCACCAGCCTGCAGTCCATCTACCACATGAGGCCCGGGTTCGCCGAGTTCGCCGCCAAGCCGTACGCCTCAAAGTGGTACATGCGGATCATGTGGCCTCTGTCCTGGCTCTCCATGGTGCTCACGTGGGCGTACGGTTCTTGGTTCACCGTTGAGAGGAATGTCATGGAGAAACTCAAAATCCAGTCTTGGGCCATACCAAGATACAATTTCCAT TATGGATTGAACTGGGAGAAGGAAGCAATTAATAACCTGATTGTGAAGGCAATATGTGAAGCTGACAAGAAGGGGGCTAAAGTTGTTAGCCTTGGACTCCTGAATCAG GCCCAGAGCCTCAACGGAAGCGGAGAGCTTTATCTACAAAAGTACCCAAAGTTGGGGTTGAAACTGGTGGATGGAACCAGTCTAGCTGCTGCAGTGGTTGTCAATAGTATTCCCCATGGCGCGGACCAAGTTGTTCTTTCAGGAAACATTTCCAAGGTGGCCTGTGCTGTGGCTGCAGCTCTATGCAAGAAAAATATCAAG GTGATAATAACAAACAAGCAAGACTATCATTTCCTTCAGCCCAAAATACCAGAAGATGCAGCTGACAACCTTTTACTGTCGAAAACCGGTATGGCCAAG GTGTGGATAATCGGAGAAGGCGCAGATGCCACCGAACAGCTCAGGGCGCCGAAAGGAACACGGTTCATCCCGTACTCACAGTTCCCACCAAGAATGGCGCGCAAGGACGGCTGCACATACTCGACGACTCCGGCGATGAGCGTGCCTAAAACACTGCAGAATGTTCATTCGTGCGAG AACTGGCTGCCGAGGAGGGTGatgagcgcgtggcgcgtcgcggggATCGTTCATGCGTTGGAGGGATGGGACGAGCATGAGTGCGGG